TGGAGTCATACGCGCCACCACACCGACACCATCATTGTCGGACGCGATCCCGAGATCGCCGTCATGCGCCCGCCGGACCTGTTGCGCGTGGTGCTGAACTTCTTCGGCATCGTCGACGCCTGGCATGCGATGACCGACATGCTGCGCAATGCCGCCGGCATCATCAGCCCCGCGGAAAAGACCTTCATTCCCGAACAGGAGCAGCCGAAGGCGATCCGTGTGGCGCGTATCTGGCTCGCCATCTACATCGCGACCATCGCGCTGGCGCTCTACCTGCATTCATGGCTGCCGCTGATGCTCGTCGGCCTGCCCCGCCTCTACGGCGCCTGGCATCACGTGATGACCGGCCTGCTGCAGCATGGCGGACTCGCCGAAAATGTCATCGATCACCGCCTGAACAGCCGGACGGTGCTGATGAACCCGATCAGCCGCTTCATCTACTGGAACATGAACTACCATGTGGAGCACCACATGTTCCCGATGGTGCCCTATCACGCGCTGCCCAAGCTGCACGAGATGATCAAGCACGACCTGCCGCCACCGACGCCGTCGATCCTGGCCGGCTACCGCGAGATGATCCCTGCCTTCCTGCGCCAGCTGCGCAACGAGGATTACTTCCTCAAGCGCGTGCTGCCGCCGACGGCAAAGCCCTACCGGGAAGAATTGCACAACGACAGCCCGGTGGCGGCAGCGGCCGAGTGAGCTGCCGAAGGCTGACCAGGAATTTCACGAGGACGAGATGAGCGACTGGGTCGAGGCCTGCGCGGCCGGGGATATCGACGAAGAGGACGTGATGCGGTTCGACCATGCCGGACGCACCTTCGCCATCTACCGCAGCCCAGACGACGAGTACTTCGCCACCGACGGCCTGTGCACGCATGAAAAGGTGCATCTGGCGGACGGGCTCGTGATGGACGACATCATCGAATGCCCCAAGCACAATGGTCGCTTCAACTACAAGACCGGCGACGCGCGCGGCGCGCCGGTTTGCGTGAATCTCAGGACTTATCCGGTCAAGGTCGATGCCGGAAAGGTCCTGATCCAGGTCGGATGACGGCGATGCCGGGGATGGTGATCATTGGTGCGGGCGAGTGCGGCGGGCGCGCCGCGCTTGCGCTCCGCGATCTCGGTTATGACGGGCCGGTGACACTGGTCGGCGACGAGCCGCATCTGCCCTATGAGCGACCGCCGCTGTCGAAGGACGCGATGACCGGTGAGGCTCCGGGCATCAAGGCGATCGCCACAGAGGAGCTCTTCGCCGAACGCGCGATCCGGCACATCCATTCCGTCCGGGCCGTCGCGATCGACCGCGCGGCCCATATCGTGCAGCTGTCGGACGGCTCTTCGCTTGCCTACGACAAGCTGCTGCTGGCCACCGGCTCCGTGCCGCGGCAGTTGCCGATGCCAGGCCTTGGGTCGCGCTGCGTCTATCTGAGGACCTTCAGCGACGCGTTCGCCATCCGTGCCCATCTCGGTGCGGAAAGGCGCATCGCCGTCATCGGCGGTGGGTTCATCGGGCTGGAGCTTGCCGCCTCGGCGCGCAAGCTCGGCGCCACGGTCACCGTCATCGAGGCGCAGCCGCGCATCCTGAGGCGCGGCGTGACGGCCGAGATCGCGGAGATCATTCACAAGGCGCATGAGGCCGAGGGCGTCCCGATCCGCACCGGCCAGGGGATCGCCGCGATTGCCGATGACGGCAAGGACGTCGCCATCACGCTGGCCGACGGACAAAGGATCGTTGCCGATCTCGCGGTGATCGGCATCGGCGCCGTGCCGGTGACGGCGCTTGCCGCCGAAGCGGGGCTCGCGATCGACAATGGCATCGCCGTCGACGAGCATTTGCGCACCGCCGACCCGGATATCTTCGCCGCCGGCGATTGCTGCTCGTTTCCGCTGGCGATCTATGGCGGCCGTCGCGTGCGGCTGGAGGCCTGGCGCAACGCCCAGGAACAAGGCGCATTGGCCGCCAGGAACATGATGGGCGCCAACGAGGCGCATGGCGCCGTGCCTTGGTTCTGGTCGGATCAGTACGGCCTGACCTTGCAGATCGCCGGGCTTCCCGACGAGGGCAAGAGCATCGTGCGGCGCGACCTCGACGACGGCGCCTTCATTCTGTTCCATCTGGCGGAGGACGGCAGGCTGGTCGCCGCCAGCGGCATCGGCCCCGGCAATGCGGTGGCGCGCGATATCCGCCTGGCGGAGATGCTGATCGCCAAGCGGGGGAAGCCGGCGCCGGAAGCGCTCGGCTCGCAGGCGGTCAAGCTGAAGTCGCTGCTGGCAGCTTGAGGTCTGGTTAGAAAAGCGCCTTCAGCTCGTCCAGCTTGTCGTTGACCAGCCAGCCGTAATAGTTCTCCTCGGGCAGCTTTTCCGGTTCGCCGGCGGCGCGGCGTCTGTCGTTCTCGGCCTTCAGCGCATAGGCGCGCTGCTCGGGGTTGCCGACATTGTAGAGCGTGGCGGTAAGCCCCGGATTGTGGGAGATGTCGAAGCCGGCGATGCTGCGATAGGCGTCGATCGACTTCCTGATGGTCGCTGCAACGTAAGGCAGCGTCAGGTCCGGGTCCATGATGGTCTTGTAGACCGCATTGGGATCCTCGACATCAAGCTTCGGCAGGCCGGAGACCTTGTGCACGAGATCGCTCATCTGCAGCGCGGTCAGCGGGTTCAACTGGCCGAGACCGAAGGTCTGGCCGGCATAATAGGGCTGGAAGAAGGTTGCGCCGAAGCGGTCGTTGGGGAAGCTTGTGCCGCCGACGGTCTTGCCGCGAAAGGCATGGTTCCACACCTGCTCGCGGCATTCCCACAGATCGTAGCTGTCGTCCATGCCGGCGCATTTCTTGAATTCCGGCCGCTGAACGAAATCGCCGACATCCTCGCCCTCATAGGCGAAGGTCAGCTTGCTCGACAGATAGGACATCGCCTTGACGTAGTAGGTCTGCAGGCGGTCATAGGCGTCGACATTGTAGGTGTGCTCGCCGACGATGGCGCCGACGATATGCATCGGATCGATACCGTAGGCAGCCGCCACCTTCCTGATCTTGCCGCGCAGCTCGGCATCGTTCTGCAGCAACGCGTAGACTTTACGGTACTTGGCCTGGAAGGTGGTGTTGGTTGCCTGGGTGCGCCGGCTGGACGCGCCCGGAATGTCCGGCTGCACGGCGTTGCGATTGCCCGGAGGCACCATGGTCGCGGCATCGGCGATCGTCACCGCCGCCGCCAAAGCGATGCCCAGAAAAAGCAGGATATATTTCTTCATGCCGCCGCCTTTGAATTCGCGGCAAACTAGGAAAAGCGCACGACAGAGTCGAGAGAAGGCGCGGTCAAACCGGATCGAAAGGCGGCCAGATGGTACCGTCTGGCCACACTGCAGGTTTTAGATAAAGGACCGTCACCAAGAGATCAGCCGCCGTTAAATTGCCGAGCCGGCGGATATCGGTCAACGGCATTAATCCGAGCCAGCTGAGAGCTGCTCCAGGGTCATGCAGAGATTGGCGATTTCACGGGGAGCCTTCTGGTGCAGCACTCGTACAAGGCGTTCATCCGCGGTCACAAAGCGACAGTTTCGGCTCATCGCAAGGCAGACATACATGCAGTCATAGGCCGGATGACCGATATCCGTCGCCAGTTCGGTCGCTTTGGCGAGCAATCCCCGCATGCCGAACAATTCGATATCGCTACGCTCCAGCAAGCTTGCGGCCATCTTCGCCTCTTCGCGACTGACTTCACCGCGCAGGACCTTCTTCCAGAGAATGTTGGCGCACTCAACGATCAGCAGTTCCGGCGCCGCGAAGCGTCGACCATGCCGCAAGCCAAGTGCCAGAGACGTACCCTCCTCCTCGACCACCCATTTGACAGCGATGCTGGCGTCTACGACGAGCGTTTCCGTCACCGTTCGTCACGTCCTTCGCGCAGCAGCACTTCGGAGGGTGTCTGCTTTCGCTGCGCGGTGAGCCGCCGCAGCCGGGCGGCCAGTTCATCGAACGAGGGCTCGCTCTCATTTTCCAGCGCCTGCCTGAGGATTTCACGGTGCTCGGCCTCAGCCGAGCGCCCATGCCGGGCGGCACGCATCTTCAGCT
This region of Mesorhizobium sp. M2A.F.Ca.ET.046.03.2.1 genomic DNA includes:
- a CDS encoding fatty acid desaturase family protein gives rise to the protein MTAITSSAASPRDYSLTGRDARLAVENGLAAAEWYHTDIPRKQMKELMQRSDEPAIRDTIIWLAAFVISAAGGIWFWGSWWCVPFFFVYGTLYGSSTDSRWHECGHGTAFRTQWMNDAVYQLACFMIMRNPVTWRWSHTRHHTDTIIVGRDPEIAVMRPPDLLRVVLNFFGIVDAWHAMTDMLRNAAGIISPAEKTFIPEQEQPKAIRVARIWLAIYIATIALALYLHSWLPLMLVGLPRLYGAWHHVMTGLLQHGGLAENVIDHRLNSRTVLMNPISRFIYWNMNYHVEHHMFPMVPYHALPKLHEMIKHDLPPPTPSILAGYREMIPAFLRQLRNEDYFLKRVLPPTAKPYREELHNDSPVAAAAE
- a CDS encoding type II toxin-antitoxin system VapC family toxin — encoded protein: MTETLVVDASIAVKWVVEEEGTSLALGLRHGRRFAAPELLIVECANILWKKVLRGEVSREEAKMAASLLERSDIELFGMRGLLAKATELATDIGHPAYDCMYVCLAMSRNCRFVTADERLVRVLHQKAPREIANLCMTLEQLSAGSD
- a CDS encoding MocE family 2Fe-2S type ferredoxin, with amino-acid sequence MSDWVEACAAGDIDEEDVMRFDHAGRTFAIYRSPDDEYFATDGLCTHEKVHLADGLVMDDIIECPKHNGRFNYKTGDARGAPVCVNLRTYPVKVDAGKVLIQVG
- a CDS encoding FAD-dependent oxidoreductase gives rise to the protein MTAMPGMVIIGAGECGGRAALALRDLGYDGPVTLVGDEPHLPYERPPLSKDAMTGEAPGIKAIATEELFAERAIRHIHSVRAVAIDRAAHIVQLSDGSSLAYDKLLLATGSVPRQLPMPGLGSRCVYLRTFSDAFAIRAHLGAERRIAVIGGGFIGLELAASARKLGATVTVIEAQPRILRRGVTAEIAEIIHKAHEAEGVPIRTGQGIAAIADDGKDVAITLADGQRIVADLAVIGIGAVPVTALAAEAGLAIDNGIAVDEHLRTADPDIFAAGDCCSFPLAIYGGRRVRLEAWRNAQEQGALAARNMMGANEAHGAVPWFWSDQYGLTLQIAGLPDEGKSIVRRDLDDGAFILFHLAEDGRLVAASGIGPGNAVARDIRLAEMLIAKRGKPAPEALGSQAVKLKSLLAA
- a CDS encoding DUF1402 family protein, coding for MKKYILLFLGIALAAAVTIADAATMVPPGNRNAVQPDIPGASSRRTQATNTTFQAKYRKVYALLQNDAELRGKIRKVAAAYGIDPMHIVGAIVGEHTYNVDAYDRLQTYYVKAMSYLSSKLTFAYEGEDVGDFVQRPEFKKCAGMDDSYDLWECREQVWNHAFRGKTVGGTSFPNDRFGATFFQPYYAGQTFGLGQLNPLTALQMSDLVHKVSGLPKLDVEDPNAVYKTIMDPDLTLPYVAATIRKSIDAYRSIAGFDISHNPGLTATLYNVGNPEQRAYALKAENDRRRAAGEPEKLPEENYYGWLVNDKLDELKALF